Proteins found in one bacterium genomic segment:
- a CDS encoding class I SAM-dependent methyltransferase, which produces MDEAALFHLLDELAEFGRAHDARESERSRRLLNITPEAGRFLSILVRVLGARTILELGTSNGYSTIWLAWAASATGGHVTTVDQAPHKVAMARENLARAGVGGRVTIREARILDVLPSIAGPVDFILLDADRPSYLTYLGPLLRLLRPGGLLATDNVVSHASEVTAFMARLRADPALETVTLPVGSGVELTYKRTP; this is translated from the coding sequence ATGGACGAGGCCGCGCTGTTTCACCTGCTGGATGAGTTGGCCGAGTTTGGCCGCGCGCACGACGCCCGCGAATCCGAGCGATCGCGGCGGCTGCTCAACATCACGCCCGAGGCCGGCCGGTTCTTGTCGATTCTGGTGCGCGTGCTCGGCGCGCGCACCATCTTGGAGCTGGGGACGTCGAACGGGTACTCGACGATCTGGCTGGCATGGGCCGCGTCCGCGACCGGCGGCCACGTCACGACGGTCGATCAGGCGCCGCACAAGGTGGCGATGGCGCGCGAGAACCTGGCCCGAGCCGGGGTGGGCGGGCGCGTGACGATCCGAGAGGCCCGCATCCTCGACGTGCTGCCGAGCATCGCCGGGCCCGTGGATTTCATCCTGCTGGACGCCGACCGCCCCAGTTATCTGACGTACCTCGGCCCGCTGCTGCGGTTACTCCGCCCGGGTGGCCTGCTCGCGACGGACAATGTGGTGTCGCACGCGTCGGAGGTCACGGCGTTTATGGCGCGATTGAGGGCGGACCCCGCATTGGAGACCGTGACCCTGCCGGTCGGAAGCGGCGTGGAGCTCACCTACAAGCGGACACCCTGA
- a CDS encoding adenine deaminase C-terminal domain-containing protein, translating to MAAGRQPADRYLESATLLNVYSGELYRANVAIAGGRVAYVGSGRTMVGPDTDVLTLAGKVLAPGYIDPHTHITGMVTPVEFAREVLRTGTTALVADTLQIQLQTPPELIVELLARLSAMPVHVYWFLRPDAASPLPDETMFSIERLTPLLEQESVRAVGEVTRWPDLYRGDEDLFRKIALAFSTGRRIEGHAPGASPDRLVALAAAGWSADHEAITPDEALARLRAGIYTMLRHSSLRPDLPALAQAVTAERAASARLMLTTDGPETTTIAESGYMDHVIRQAIASGIPPIPAYQMATLNPATYFDLDEEIGGIGPGRRADIAVLDDLRDPTPSLVLAAGEIAVRDRATVATFPDVDWPRYFPRRIRPDWHPRPELFETTAGDLAAAGDGTSSRVPASPPDSVSFPVMHLENSVITRRRDMTVPVRNGVLAWPSDVVRLALLDPAGRWITNGALSNFVTRLGGMASSFNVNAHLIVLGQDPADMAHATRRVLEIGGGIVAVERGTTLLELPLPIAGVMSPDRLPAVADQVRGLYAFLRARGYAHADPHYSLLFLPIDSLPDVRVTYRGVWDVRRGETLVPRRDLPSPA from the coding sequence GTGGCCGCGGGCCGCCAACCCGCCGACCGCTATCTTGAGAGCGCGACGCTGCTCAACGTGTACAGCGGTGAACTCTACCGGGCGAACGTGGCCATCGCCGGCGGCCGCGTGGCGTACGTGGGGTCCGGCCGCACGATGGTGGGACCGGACACCGACGTCCTGACGCTCGCCGGCAAGGTGCTCGCGCCCGGGTACATCGACCCCCACACCCACATCACCGGGATGGTGACCCCGGTCGAGTTCGCACGCGAGGTCCTGCGTACGGGGACGACCGCGCTGGTCGCAGACACCCTGCAGATACAGTTGCAGACGCCGCCGGAACTGATCGTGGAGCTGCTGGCGAGGCTGTCCGCCATGCCGGTCCACGTCTACTGGTTCCTCCGCCCCGACGCGGCCTCGCCGCTGCCGGACGAAACGATGTTCTCGATCGAGCGTCTGACCCCGTTGCTGGAACAGGAATCGGTGCGCGCCGTCGGCGAGGTCACCCGGTGGCCCGACCTCTACCGCGGAGACGAGGACCTGTTCCGGAAGATTGCGCTCGCGTTCTCGACCGGCCGGCGGATCGAGGGCCATGCGCCGGGGGCGTCGCCCGACCGTCTCGTCGCGCTCGCCGCCGCGGGCTGGTCGGCGGATCACGAGGCGATCACCCCGGACGAAGCCCTCGCCAGGCTCCGGGCCGGCATCTACACGATGCTGCGACACTCGTCGCTGCGTCCGGATCTCCCCGCCCTCGCACAGGCGGTCACGGCGGAGCGGGCGGCCTCCGCCCGGCTGATGCTGACCACGGACGGCCCCGAGACGACGACGATCGCCGAATCCGGTTACATGGACCACGTGATCCGTCAGGCCATTGCGTCGGGCATCCCGCCGATCCCCGCGTATCAGATGGCGACGCTCAATCCGGCGACGTACTTCGACCTCGACGAGGAAATCGGCGGAATCGGTCCCGGCCGGCGCGCGGATATCGCCGTGCTCGACGACCTCCGCGATCCCACGCCGTCGCTCGTGCTGGCCGCGGGCGAGATCGCGGTGCGCGACCGCGCGACGGTGGCGACCTTCCCCGACGTGGACTGGCCCCGCTACTTTCCGCGCAGGATCCGACCGGATTGGCATCCACGCCCGGAGCTGTTCGAGACCACGGCCGGTGACCTCGCCGCCGCCGGCGATGGAACGTCGTCCCGAGTCCCCGCGAGTCCGCCCGACAGCGTGAGCTTTCCGGTGATGCACTTGGAGAACAGCGTCATCACGCGCAGGCGAGACATGACCGTGCCCGTTCGCAACGGCGTGCTCGCGTGGCCCTCCGACGTTGTCCGGCTGGCGCTCCTCGATCCGGCGGGACGCTGGATCACCAACGGCGCGCTCTCGAATTTCGTCACCCGGCTGGGCGGGATGGCGTCCTCGTTCAACGTCAACGCCCATCTCATCGTGCTCGGCCAGGACCCCGCGGACATGGCGCACGCCACCCGGCGGGTCCTCGAGATCGGCGGCGGGATCGTGGCGGTGGAACGGGGAACGACCCTGCTCGAACTGCCGCTGCCGATCGCAGGGGTGATGTCGCCCGACCGTTTGCCGGCGGTCGCAGACCAGGTGCGGGGCCTGTACGCGTTCCTCCGCGCGCGCGGGTACGCTCACGCCGACCCACACTACAGCCTGCTCTTCCTGCCGATCGACTCGCTGCCCGACGTGCGCGTCACCTACCGCGGGGTGTGGGATGTCCGGCGCGGGGAAACGCTCGTTCCGAGACGAGACCTCCCATCCCCCGCCTAA
- a CDS encoding tRNA-binding protein produces MKGLEAFEALDMRVGRIRRAERHPKARKPSYMLWIDFGPYGERTSSAQLTDLYRPEDLVGRQVVAAFNLGARAIAGFTSEVLVLGAADPERRVVLLSLERDVPDGTKIF; encoded by the coding sequence ATGAAGGGACTCGAGGCATTTGAAGCCCTCGACATGCGGGTCGGCCGGATCCGCAGGGCGGAGCGCCATCCCAAGGCGCGGAAGCCCTCATACATGCTCTGGATCGACTTCGGACCCTACGGCGAGCGCACGTCGAGCGCGCAGCTCACTGATCTGTACCGGCCGGAAGACCTCGTGGGACGACAGGTCGTCGCGGCCTTCAACCTGGGAGCCCGTGCGATCGCCGGGTTCACGTCCGAGGTGCTGGTCCTGGGCGCGGCGGATCCAGAACGACGGGTCGTGCTCTTGAGCCTCGAGCGCGACGTGCCGGACGGCACCAAGATCTTCTGA
- a CDS encoding leucyl aminopeptidase → MRFGLGDTAPHRTQCDLLALPVSEPGTLSGPAADVDGATGGRLAELARVEGFTGKQGTTVMHFAPDAPFRRVLLVGTGAGSDHERLRRYAAVTVRRAREARAVRIALHTGPDGSDAAERVRAIVEGAGLGAYRFDKYRGGTDTPVQEATVLVPTGAQEALGAALRLGEAAVRATCLARDLVNEPANVMTPAGLADAARAVAERDGLRFRVIELDEARRMGMGLFAAVAAASDQPPKFIVLTYEPKGSGGGERPRRTVAIVGKGITFDSGGLDIKGASGMATMKGDMGGAAAVVGAMSALRAHDVPVRVLGIATATENMISGHAMRPGDIIRSLAGKTVEITNTDAEGRLVLADGLAFAVREGATELIDLATLTGSCVIALGDYTAGIMGNDQTLQERLVRAAALAGEQVWQLPMYEEYLEAMRGEISDLKNSAGRQAGAERAAAFIGEFVGATPWAHLDIAGPAFCEEKSAPPYMPMGGTGFGVRTLLRYLASSD, encoded by the coding sequence ATGCGCTTTGGACTCGGCGACACCGCGCCTCACCGTACGCAGTGCGACCTGCTCGCTCTGCCGGTCTCCGAACCGGGAACACTAAGTGGACCTGCGGCCGACGTCGACGGCGCGACCGGCGGACGGCTCGCCGAACTGGCGCGCGTCGAAGGATTCACCGGCAAACAGGGCACCACCGTGATGCACTTCGCCCCGGACGCACCGTTCCGTCGGGTGTTGCTCGTGGGCACCGGCGCGGGATCCGACCACGAGCGCCTGCGGCGCTACGCAGCGGTGACGGTCCGGCGCGCGCGTGAGGCCCGGGCGGTGCGGATCGCGCTGCACACGGGACCGGACGGCTCGGATGCGGCCGAGCGCGTCCGCGCGATCGTAGAGGGCGCCGGGCTCGGCGCCTACCGGTTTGACAAGTACCGCGGCGGCACCGACACGCCCGTGCAGGAGGCAACCGTGTTGGTGCCCACCGGGGCCCAGGAGGCACTCGGGGCCGCGCTCAGGCTCGGGGAAGCAGCCGTGCGGGCGACCTGTCTGGCGCGCGACCTCGTCAACGAGCCAGCCAACGTCATGACCCCTGCCGGCCTCGCGGACGCGGCCCGCGCGGTCGCCGAGCGGGACGGGCTTCGCTTCCGCGTCATCGAGCTCGACGAGGCACGCCGCATGGGGATGGGACTGTTCGCCGCCGTCGCGGCGGCGAGCGACCAACCCCCGAAGTTCATCGTGCTCACGTACGAACCGAAGGGTTCCGGCGGTGGCGAGCGGCCCCGGCGAACGGTCGCGATCGTGGGCAAGGGCATCACGTTCGACAGCGGCGGGCTCGACATCAAGGGGGCGAGCGGGATGGCTACGATGAAGGGCGACATGGGAGGCGCCGCCGCCGTCGTCGGCGCGATGAGCGCGCTGCGCGCCCACGACGTGCCCGTGCGCGTGCTCGGCATCGCGACCGCCACCGAGAACATGATCAGCGGGCACGCGATGCGGCCAGGCGATATCATCCGGAGCCTCGCGGGGAAGACCGTGGAGATCACCAACACCGACGCGGAGGGCAGGCTCGTGCTCGCGGACGGACTTGCGTTCGCGGTGCGCGAGGGCGCCACGGAACTCATCGACCTCGCCACGCTGACCGGCTCGTGCGTGATCGCGCTCGGCGACTACACGGCCGGCATCATGGGCAACGACCAGACCCTGCAAGAGCGCCTCGTCCGCGCCGCGGCGCTGGCCGGGGAACAGGTCTGGCAGTTGCCGATGTACGAGGAGTACCTCGAGGCGATGCGCGGCGAGATCTCCGACCTGAAGAACTCCGCCGGGCGCCAAGCCGGCGCCGAGCGGGCCGCCGCGTTCATCGGCGAGTTCGTTGGCGCGACCCCGTGGGCCCACCTCGACATTGCTGGGCCAGCGTTTTGCGAGGAGAAGAGCGCACCGCCCTACATGCCGATGGGCGGCACCGGCTTCGGGGTGCGGACGCTGCTGCGCTACCTGGCGTCGTCCGACTAG
- a CDS encoding divergent polysaccharide deacetylase family protein — protein MVRALAVVLVVAAAVGTVGPAPGAGRSASAAIVLVHAGASLAALAPIYAMRRPFGLGIRPRQPYSVEISKDAPAHGLEAVLDLPVGTAGSAVPAITARMSDDEIRRTTLDDLVTAPGVVGLRADAGAYGVPNARVLRDVLQVVRARGAWFLAAGDDDSGASAIARELGVPVLVVTDDLDATPTPDAIAAGVRRLITRARGTGMAIGVARLETPAPSVIGALLSEFDRAGVRLVPPSVFLR, from the coding sequence ATGGTGAGAGCGCTCGCGGTCGTCCTCGTCGTTGCGGCCGCGGTGGGGACCGTGGGACCGGCGCCCGGTGCCGGTCGGTCCGCGTCCGCCGCGATCGTCCTCGTGCACGCGGGCGCCAGCCTGGCCGCGCTCGCCCCGATCTACGCCATGCGGCGTCCGTTCGGTCTCGGGATTCGCCCGCGGCAGCCCTACTCGGTGGAAATCTCGAAGGACGCGCCGGCCCACGGGCTGGAGGCGGTGCTGGACCTCCCGGTCGGGACGGCCGGGTCGGCCGTTCCCGCGATCACCGCGCGCATGTCCGATGACGAGATCCGCCGCACGACGTTGGACGATCTCGTGACGGCGCCGGGGGTCGTGGGGCTCCGCGCCGACGCCGGGGCCTATGGCGTGCCGAACGCTCGGGTGCTGCGAGACGTGTTGCAGGTCGTTCGTGCGAGGGGTGCGTGGTTTCTCGCGGCTGGAGACGACGACTCCGGTGCGTCCGCGATCGCCCGGGAACTCGGCGTTCCGGTGCTCGTCGTGACCGATGATCTGGATGCGACCCCGACCCCCGATGCGATTGCGGCAGGCGTCCGTAGGCTGATCACGCGCGCGCGCGGGACGGGAATGGCGATTGGCGTGGCTCGCTTGGAGACGCCCGCGCCCAGTGTCATCGGCGCCTTGCTGTCCGAATTCGATCGCGCGGGGGTGCGCCTCGTGCCGCCTTCGGTGTTCCTTCGCTGA
- a CDS encoding divergent polysaccharide deacetylase family protein, producing the protein MARRRSARRQSSQWLSALLLGVLLGVGLVLGALWASHSRPVTRSPVAVAPGPTMHPRSPQQAPPRRPGASTPQQTPGAPSAGSTPSAPQPSTQAPEHPVGPAGPGRARVAVIFDDAGYSLAAAREVMALGRPVTMSVLPHLPFSTEIAQEAPAHGVQIILHLPVQPLDPSIPLGPGVVTVDMPDAAIQETVRGDLATVPTAVGANNHEGSRGTADPRVMRDVISVIKTRQLFFVDSLTSPRSVAAQVAREMGVPTGTRAVFLDNQNTDAYVRGQFHALIRIALSQGQAIAIGHVGKVTAGVLRSMLPEFDEAGIQLVTVSQLVR; encoded by the coding sequence ATGGCGCGACGGCGATCGGCTCGCCGGCAATCCTCGCAGTGGTTGAGCGCGCTGTTACTCGGCGTGCTGCTTGGCGTCGGGCTGGTGCTCGGAGCGCTGTGGGCGTCTCACAGCCGTCCCGTGACGCGGTCACCGGTCGCGGTCGCGCCCGGGCCGACAATGCACCCCCGCTCGCCGCAGCAGGCCCCCCCTCGTCGACCCGGAGCGTCGACACCGCAGCAGACCCCAGGGGCGCCGTCGGCGGGATCCACGCCGTCGGCCCCGCAGCCATCCACGCAGGCCCCGGAGCATCCCGTCGGCCCGGCCGGGCCGGGGCGCGCGCGGGTGGCGGTCATCTTCGATGACGCCGGCTACAGTCTCGCGGCCGCCCGCGAGGTCATGGCGCTCGGCCGGCCGGTCACCATGTCGGTCCTTCCCCACCTCCCCTTCTCCACCGAGATCGCGCAGGAGGCCCCAGCCCACGGCGTGCAGATCATCTTGCACCTGCCGGTGCAGCCACTGGACCCGTCGATCCCGCTCGGCCCGGGGGTGGTCACGGTGGACATGCCCGACGCCGCGATCCAGGAGACCGTCCGAGGCGACCTCGCGACGGTCCCCACCGCCGTGGGCGCGAACAACCACGAGGGGTCTCGCGGCACCGCGGACCCGCGGGTGATGCGGGACGTCATCTCGGTGATCAAGACGCGGCAGCTCTTCTTCGTGGACAGCTTGACATCGCCGCGCTCGGTGGCCGCTCAGGTCGCCCGGGAGATGGGCGTGCCGACCGGAACGCGCGCCGTGTTCCTCGACAACCAGAACACGGACGCCTACGTGCGTGGCCAGTTCCACGCGCTGATCAGGATCGCGCTCAGCCAAGGGCAGGCGATCGCGATCGGACACGTCGGCAAGGTCACGGCCGGCGTGTTGCGATCGATGCTGCCCGAGTTTGACGAGGCGGGGATCCAGCTCGTGACGGTGTCGCAGTTGGTCCGTTAG